A DNA window from Brassica napus cultivar Da-Ae chromosome A4, Da-Ae, whole genome shotgun sequence contains the following coding sequences:
- the LOC106445348 gene encoding 60S ribosomal protein L23a-2 codes for MAPAKVDVTKKADPKAKALKAAKAVKSGQVIKKKAKKIRTKVTFHRPKTLTKARDPKYPRISATPRNKLDHYGILKYPLTTESAMKKIEDNNTLVFIVDIRADKKKIKDAVKKMYDIQTKKVNTLIRPDGTKKAYVRLTPDYDALDVANKIGII; via the exons ATGGCTCCAGCTAAAG TTGATGTCACTAAGAAGGCTGACCCAAAGGCCAAGGCCTTGAAAGCTGCGAAAGCGGTGAAGTCAGGGCAAGTCATCAAGAAGAAGGCGAAGAAGATCAGAACGAAGGTGACGTTCCACAGGCCAAAGACATTGACAAAGGCTAGGGACCCTAAGTACCCACGCATCAGTGCAACTCCAAGGAACAAGTTGGACCACTACGGAATCCTCAAGTACCCACTCACCACCGAGTCTGCAATGAAGAAGATCGAAGACAACAACACCTTGGTCTTCATTGTTGACATCCGTGCtgacaagaagaagatcaaagatGCTGTCAAGAAGATGTATGACATTCAGACCAAGAAAGTCAATACCCTCATCAG GCCTGATGGAACGAAGAAGGCGTACGTGAGATTGACTCCTGATTATGATGCTTTGGATGTTGCTAACAAAATTGGAATCATCTAA
- the LOC106445347 gene encoding protein-tyrosine-phosphatase MKP1 — protein sequence MVGREDTMGNEEPPPPPGSKRMFWRSASWSASRTASSQAPEEDPHLTIPSGQQSRSRCAGAPPLTPRSHHNKARACLPPLQPLSISRRSLDEWPKAGSDDVGEWPHPPTTPSGGGGMNERLKLDLSSTRVPDKSSGLVKREKIACFDKECSKVAEHIYVGGDAVAKDKDILKSNGITHILNCVGFICPEYFKSDFCYRSLWLRDSPSEDITSILYDVFDYFEDVREQKGRIFVHCCQGVSRSTSLVIAYLMWREGQSFDDAFHYVKSARGIADPNMGFACQLLQCQKRVHAFPLSPTSLLRMYKMSPHSPYDPLHLVPKLLNDPRPSSLDSRGAFILQLPSAIYIWVGRRCEGIMERDAKAAVCQIARYEKVEAPITVVREGEEPGYYWDAFASILPSMIAASSIGKTTQTGERRVEAYNLDFDIFKKAIEGGFVPTLASSNNEHETHLPARENSWSSLKCKFASRFERGFRYVSKTPLSRVYSDSMMIVHALGSPSSSTTTTTSSDSVCKENSSNSRKTFPPPLILPKFASLSLLPSQASTEPSPSRKASPSLAERRGALKGSLKLPGLADDSSDIVFNLEDVRKDDKNVESGRGQALACRWPSMEMITEVSRGYLDSESVIAILLPSGDDLGETVSRILYMWIGKSFSLDNNSSVLDSNKAIDSVEDLNWVHIGEAILSQMDLPKDTPMKIVREAEDQTEFLALLSAL from the exons ATGGTAGGAAGAGAGGATACAATGGGTAACGAggaacctcctcctcctcctggtTCCAAAAGAATGTTCTGGCGTTCCGCCTCTTGGTCCGCTTCACGTACTGCATCATCACAAGCTCCTGAGGAGGACCCACACCTAACCATCCCCTCTGGTCAGCAGAGTCGAAGTAGATGCGCAGGAGCTCCTCCTCTAACACCTCGCTCACACCACAACAAGGCTAGAGCTTGTCTACCTCCACTCCAGCCTCTTTCCATTTCGAGAAGAAGCTTAGACGAATGGCCTAAAGCAGGGTCAGACGACGTCGGCGAGTGGCCTCATCCGCCAACAACCCCTAGCGGCGGCGGCGGCATGAACGAGAGACTGAAGCTTGATTTATCGTCAACGCGGGTCCCGGACAAAAGCTCTGGTCTAGTTAAGAGGGAGAAGATCGCTTGCTTTGATAAAGAATGCTCTAAAGTCGCTGAACACATCTATGTCGGCGGAGACGCCGTGGCCAAAGACAAGGACATATTAAAGAGCAATGGAATCACACATATACTCAACTGCGTCGGTTTCATCTGCCCTGAATATTTCAAATCCGATTTTTGCTACCGGTCGTTATGGCTGCGAGACAGTCCCTCGGAGGATATAACCAGCATCCTCTACGACGTCTTCGACTACTTCGAAGACGTCAGGGAGCAGAAGGGAAGGATCTTCGTCCACTGCTGCCAAGGAGTCTCCCGCTCCACCTCCTTGGTGATAGCCTACTTGATGTGGAGAGAGGGGCAGAGCTTCGACGACGCGTTTCACTACGTGAAGTCAGCTCGAGGCATAGCGGATCCCAACATGGGCTTCGCCTGCCAGCTGCTGCAGTGCCAGAAGCGCGTCCACGCGTTCCCTCTCAGCCCCACTTCCTTGCTTAGAATGTACAAAATGTCTCCACACTCTCCTTACGACCCTCTCCACCTCGTCCCGAAGCTGCTGAACGACCCGCGCCCCTCGAGTTTGGACTCGAGGGGCGCGTTCATCTTGCAGCTGCCTTCCGCGATCTACATTTGGGTCGGGAGGCGGTGCGAGGGGATCATGGAGAGAGATGCTAAAGCTGCTGTTTGCCAGATTGCTCGGTACGAGAAAGTGGAGGCTCCCATCACGGTGGTTAGAGAGGGAGAGGAGCCTGGCTACTACTGGGACGCGTTCGCGAGCATCTTGCCTTCTATGATTGCAGCAAGCTCTATTGGTAAAACTACTCAAACGGGGGAGAGGAGAGTGGAAGCTTATAATCTTGATTTCGATATTTTCAAGAAAGCAATAGAAGGAGGCTTTGTACCGACTCTAGCGTCGTCCAACAACGAGCATGAGACTCATCTACCTGCAAGGGAGAACAGCTGGAGCTCTCTGAAGTGCAAGTTCGCGTCGAGGTTCGAGAGAGGGTTTCGTTATGTCTCCAAGACGCCGCTCTCAAGAGTCTATTCTGATTCGATGATGATCGTTCACGCGTTAGGCTCGCCTTCTtcgtcaacaacaacaacaacttctTCTGATTCTGTGTGCAAAGAGAATTCAAGTAATAGCAGAAAGACTTTCCCACCGCCTTTGATATTGCCTAAGTTCGCCAGCCTGTCTCTTCTTCCTTCCCAGGCTTCTACTGAACCGTCGCCGAGTAGGAAGGCTTCTCCTTCTCTTGCGGAGCGGAGAGGCGCGTTGAAAGGGTCTCTGAAGCTGCCAGGTTTGGCTGATGATAGTAGTGACATTGTCTTCAACTTGGAGGATGTTAGAAAAGATGACAAGAATGTAGAATCAGGACGTGGCCAGGCTTTAGCGTGCAGGTGGCCAAGTATGGAGATGATTACAGAAGTGAGCAGAGGTTACTTAGATTCAGAATCTGTTATAGCAATTCTGTTGCCAAGTGGTGATGATCTAGGAGAAACTGTTAGTAGGATTTTGTACATGTGGATAGGAAAGTCATTCTCTTTAGATAACAACTCTTCTGTGTTAGATAGCAACAAAGCGATAGACAGTGTGGAGGATCTTAATTGGGTACACATTGGTGAAGCCATTTTGTCTCAGATGGACTTGCCTAAAGATACTCCTATGAAG ATAGTTAGAGAAGCTGAGGATCAAACTGAGTTTCTTGCGCTGCTAAGTGCGCTTTAG
- the LOC106445346 gene encoding beta-hexosaminidase 1 isoform X2 — protein sequence MALNLPLLNTLLILLSLSTTITTSLPSPSPVTSHQGSPPYLWPLPAEFTSGEETLSVDPSLSLTVAGNGGGSPILRAAFDRYMGMIFKHAYNRASSLLTRIRFLSMVEYDITSLKIIVHSDSEELQLGVDESYTLMVSKKNELSIVAAATIEANTVYGALRGLETFSQLCAFDYLTKSVQIYKAPWFIQDTPRFQYRGLLIDTSRHFLPVDVIKQITESMSYAKLNVLHWHIVDEQSFPFETPTYPNLWKGAYSRWERYTVEDASEIVRFAKMRGINVMAELDVPGHAESWGTGYPDLWPSPSCREPLDVTKNFTFDVISGILADMRKIFPFEFFHLGGDEVNTDCWKNTTHVKEWLHGRNFTSKDAYKYFVLRAQQIAISKNWTPVNWEETFSSFGKDLDPRTVVQNWLVSDICQKAVAKGFRCIFSNQGYWYLDHLDVPWDEVYNTEPLNGIHDPSQQKLVIGGEVCMWGETADTSVVLQTIWPRAAAAAERMWSTREAVSKGNITLTALPRLHYFRCLLNNRGVPAAPVDNWYARRPPSGPGSCYAQ from the exons ATGGCACTGAATCTTCCTCTTCTTAATACCCTTTTGATACTCCTCTCTTTATCCACCACCATCACTACATCTCTTCCATCGCCGTCTCCCGTGACTAGTCACCAAGGCTCTCCTCCTTATCTATGGCCATTACCGGCGGAATTTACCTCCGGAGAAGAAACCCTCTCGGTGGATCCTTCCCTTTCTCTGACCGTAGCTGGAAACGGCGGCGGATCTCCGATCCTTAGAGCTGCATTCGACAGGTACATGGGGATGATCTTCAAGCACGCTTACAATAGAGCTTCTTCTCTCTTGACGAGAATTAGATTCCTGAGTATGGTTGAGTATGACATCACTTCTCTCAAGATCATTGTTCACTCGGATTCTGAAGAG CTTCAATTGGGTGTGGATGAGAGTTATACATTGATGGTGTCTAAGAAGAATGAGCTATCTATTGTAGCAGCTGCAACCATTGAG GCTAATACTGTTTATGGTGCTCTTAGAGGATTGGAG ACGTTTAGCCAGTTGTGTGCTTTTGATTACTTGACCAAATCTGTGCAAATATATAAAGCACCCTGGTTTATTCAAGACACACCTAGATTCCAGTACCGTGGTCTGCTAATAG atacatcaagacaTTTTCTACCAGTTGATGTTATCAAGCAGATCACTGAATCTATGTCATACGCTAAACTT AACGTCCTGCATTGGCACATTGTAGACGAGCAATCGTTTCCTTTTGAGACTCCTACGTATCCTAATCTGTGGAAAGGAGCTTATTCGAGATGGGAGCGTTATACAGTTGAGGATGCCTCTGAGATTGTCAG GTTTGCCAAAATGAGAG GTATTAACGTCATGGCTGAACTAGATGTTCCTGGCCATGCTGAATCATG GGGAACTGGATACCCTGATCTTTGGCCCTCTCCCTCTTGCCGAGAGCCCCTTGACGTTACTAAAAACTTTACATTCGATGTGATCTCTGGCATTTTAGCAG ATATGAGAAAGATATTCCCATTTGAGTTTTTCCACTTGGGCGGTGATGAAGTAAATACAG ATTGCTGGAAGAACACAACTCATGTCAAGGAATG GCTTCATGGTCGCAACTTCACTTCTAAGGACGCATATAAGTACTTTGTACTCAGAGCACAACAGATAGCTATATCTAAAAACTGGACACCCGTCAACTG GGAAGAAACATTCAGTTCGTTTGGAAAAGATCTTGATCCACGGACCGTGGTGCAAAACTG GCTAGTATCTGATATATGTCAAAAGGCGGTAGCAAAAGGATTCAGATGCATTTTCAGTAACCAAGGATATTGGTACCTCGACCATCTAGATGTCCCATGGGACGAGGTTTACAACACCGAGCCTCTAAATGGAATCCATGATCCTTCTCAGCAAAAGCTTGTGATTGGTGGAGAAGTTTGCATGTGGGGTGAAACAGCTGATACATCCGTTGTACTTCAGACAATTTGGCCTAGAGCTGCAGCAGCTGCAG AACGGATGTGGAGCACTAGAGAAGCTGTGTCAAAGGGAAACATAACGCTAACCGCATTGCCTCGTTTACACTACTTCAGGTGTTTACTGAATAACCGTGGGGTTCCAGCAGCTCCAGTTGATAACTGGTACGCACGAAGACCACCCTCTGGACCTGGCTCTTGCTATGCTCAGTGA
- the LOC106445346 gene encoding beta-hexosaminidase 1 isoform X1 — MALNLPLLNTLLILLSLSTTITTSLPSPSPVTSHQGSPPYLWPLPAEFTSGEETLSVDPSLSLTVAGNGGGSPILRAAFDRYMGMIFKHAYNRASSLLTRIRFLSMVEYDITSLKIIVHSDSEELQLGVDESYTLMVSKKNELSIVAAATIEVCVSLCSHTFDSLLISLLACVFQANTVYGALRGLETFSQLCAFDYLTKSVQIYKAPWFIQDTPRFQYRGLLIDTSRHFLPVDVIKQITESMSYAKLNVLHWHIVDEQSFPFETPTYPNLWKGAYSRWERYTVEDASEIVRFAKMRGINVMAELDVPGHAESWGTGYPDLWPSPSCREPLDVTKNFTFDVISGILADMRKIFPFEFFHLGGDEVNTDCWKNTTHVKEWLHGRNFTSKDAYKYFVLRAQQIAISKNWTPVNWEETFSSFGKDLDPRTVVQNWLVSDICQKAVAKGFRCIFSNQGYWYLDHLDVPWDEVYNTEPLNGIHDPSQQKLVIGGEVCMWGETADTSVVLQTIWPRAAAAAERMWSTREAVSKGNITLTALPRLHYFRCLLNNRGVPAAPVDNWYARRPPSGPGSCYAQ, encoded by the exons ATGGCACTGAATCTTCCTCTTCTTAATACCCTTTTGATACTCCTCTCTTTATCCACCACCATCACTACATCTCTTCCATCGCCGTCTCCCGTGACTAGTCACCAAGGCTCTCCTCCTTATCTATGGCCATTACCGGCGGAATTTACCTCCGGAGAAGAAACCCTCTCGGTGGATCCTTCCCTTTCTCTGACCGTAGCTGGAAACGGCGGCGGATCTCCGATCCTTAGAGCTGCATTCGACAGGTACATGGGGATGATCTTCAAGCACGCTTACAATAGAGCTTCTTCTCTCTTGACGAGAATTAGATTCCTGAGTATGGTTGAGTATGACATCACTTCTCTCAAGATCATTGTTCACTCGGATTCTGAAGAG CTTCAATTGGGTGTGGATGAGAGTTATACATTGATGGTGTCTAAGAAGAATGAGCTATCTATTGTAGCAGCTGCAACCATTGAGGTTTGTGTCTCACTTTGCAGTCACACTTTTGATTCTCTTCTTATATCTCTTTTGGCTTGTGTGTTTCAGGCTAATACTGTTTATGGTGCTCTTAGAGGATTGGAG ACGTTTAGCCAGTTGTGTGCTTTTGATTACTTGACCAAATCTGTGCAAATATATAAAGCACCCTGGTTTATTCAAGACACACCTAGATTCCAGTACCGTGGTCTGCTAATAG atacatcaagacaTTTTCTACCAGTTGATGTTATCAAGCAGATCACTGAATCTATGTCATACGCTAAACTT AACGTCCTGCATTGGCACATTGTAGACGAGCAATCGTTTCCTTTTGAGACTCCTACGTATCCTAATCTGTGGAAAGGAGCTTATTCGAGATGGGAGCGTTATACAGTTGAGGATGCCTCTGAGATTGTCAG GTTTGCCAAAATGAGAG GTATTAACGTCATGGCTGAACTAGATGTTCCTGGCCATGCTGAATCATG GGGAACTGGATACCCTGATCTTTGGCCCTCTCCCTCTTGCCGAGAGCCCCTTGACGTTACTAAAAACTTTACATTCGATGTGATCTCTGGCATTTTAGCAG ATATGAGAAAGATATTCCCATTTGAGTTTTTCCACTTGGGCGGTGATGAAGTAAATACAG ATTGCTGGAAGAACACAACTCATGTCAAGGAATG GCTTCATGGTCGCAACTTCACTTCTAAGGACGCATATAAGTACTTTGTACTCAGAGCACAACAGATAGCTATATCTAAAAACTGGACACCCGTCAACTG GGAAGAAACATTCAGTTCGTTTGGAAAAGATCTTGATCCACGGACCGTGGTGCAAAACTG GCTAGTATCTGATATATGTCAAAAGGCGGTAGCAAAAGGATTCAGATGCATTTTCAGTAACCAAGGATATTGGTACCTCGACCATCTAGATGTCCCATGGGACGAGGTTTACAACACCGAGCCTCTAAATGGAATCCATGATCCTTCTCAGCAAAAGCTTGTGATTGGTGGAGAAGTTTGCATGTGGGGTGAAACAGCTGATACATCCGTTGTACTTCAGACAATTTGGCCTAGAGCTGCAGCAGCTGCAG AACGGATGTGGAGCACTAGAGAAGCTGTGTCAAAGGGAAACATAACGCTAACCGCATTGCCTCGTTTACACTACTTCAGGTGTTTACTGAATAACCGTGGGGTTCCAGCAGCTCCAGTTGATAACTGGTACGCACGAAGACCACCCTCTGGACCTGGCTCTTGCTATGCTCAGTGA
- the LOC106445345 gene encoding photosystem I assembly factor PSA3, chloroplastic-like, with product MVNLSTSFHQISPSFFHLRLRIPAASSLPKRGGGGHGSLFSLSIRAYIEKPNSISSFANTVIGSLPVIGLLARILSDEGGVGRDLVDFAEFRKRVGNKCAPSDSRAFYEFQQRRGKAGEPLYVLLCCWVAAVGAGLLKSEEILEGVTRVSISNDLEFEEQNFIALMTEARQRRAKLNVAAPTIPMELRVEKALEGIYACCFRRGVIEEEDEKLLLVMLTAVFPSVDKSEIERIIKEKATRVAEGGEEENLAEPKRLPKEAIQMQMKDLEFLQQQSIES from the exons ATGGTGAACCTCTCTACTTCCTTCCACCAAATCTCCCCTTCCTTCTTCCATCTCCGCCTCCGTATCCCCGCCGCTTCCTCTCTCCCCAAACGCGGCGGCGGAGGACATGGTAGTTTGTTCTCCTTGTCGATCAGAGCGTACATAGAGAAACCAAACTCCATCTCCAGCTTCGCCAACACAGTCATCGGTTCTCTCCCGGTCATTGGACTCCTCGCTAGGATCCTCAGCGACGAAGGCGGCGTCGGAAGGGATCTCGTCGACTTCGCCGAGTTTAGGAAACGAGTTGGGAATAAATGCGCCCCTAGTGATTCTAGAGCTTTCTACGAGTTCCAACAGCGACGAGGCAAG GCAGGAGAACCTTTGTATGTGCTTCTTTGCTGTTGGGTTGCTGCTGTAGGTGCAGGGCTTCTTAAATCTGAAGAGATCCTCGAAGGTGTTACGAGGGTTAGCATTTCAAATGATCTAGAGTTCGAAGAACAGAACTTTATTGCTTTGATGACTGAAGCTAGACAG AGAAGGGCAAAGCTGAACGTTGCAGCACCAACAATCCCAATGGAACTAAGAGTCGAAAAGGCCCTTGAAGGCATCTATGCTTGTTGCTTCAGGAGGGGAGTTATTGAGGAGGAAGATGAGAAGCTGCTTCTAGTGATGCTTACCGCGGTTTTCCCGTCTGTTGACAAGTCTGAGATAGAGAGAATCATCAAAGAGAAGGCGACGAGGGTCGcagaaggaggagaagaagagaatctGGCCGAGCCGAAACGGCTGCCTAAAGAAGCTATTCAAATGCAAATGAAGGATCTTGAGTTCCTTCAACAACAAAGCATAGAATCTTAA